One stretch of Psilocybe cubensis strain MGC-MH-2018 chromosome 6, whole genome shotgun sequence DNA includes these proteins:
- a CDS encoding Glutathione S-transferase-like protein ustS, with translation MTIVLYDVPSTFPGRAWNFNAWKTRLSLNFKRIPYTTQWVEFPDIEPLYKKLGIPPSKNKADGTPFYTIPAIHDPSTGAYITDSILIAEYLDKTYPDSPRIIPDGTLGVQSAFNDGVFYNLKTLIPVVFPVFITKLSPRSADYMLATLGRGLLDGPGSDAFEQWNTLLFGLQQVDGWFLRNGGKGLYLLGNVPSWADIVVASLFLCLRLTFGENSTQWKQLMAINDGRWKGRIDVYRAWENSP, from the exons ATGACTATTGTTCTCTACGACGTACCATCTACCTTTCCTGGACGGGCATGGAATTTTAACGCATGGAAGACCAG ACTCAGTCTTAACTTCAAACGAATTCCCTACACGACTCAGTGGGTCGAATTTCCTGACATCGAGCCCCTCTACAAGAAATTGGGCATACCCCCTTCAAAGAACAAGGCTGACGGCACTCCCTTCTATACTATCCCAGCGATACACGACCCCTCAACCGGTGCTTACATTACAGATTCTATTCTCATCGCCGAATATCTCGATAAGACATATCCCGACTCACCCCGCATCATTCCAGATGGAACCTTGGGAGTTCAGTCAGCATTCAACGACGGGGTTTTCTACAACCTGAAAACACTTATTCCTGTCGTGTTTCCTGTTTtcatcaccaaactcagccCCCGAAGTGCAGACTACATGCTAGCCACTCTAGGACGCGGGCTTTTGGATGGACCAGGATCCGATGCATTTGAGCAATGGAACACTCTTCTATTCGGGCTTCAACAGGTCGATGGCTGGTTTTTGCGCAATGGAGGAAAGGGTCTGTATCTACTTGGTAATGTCCCATCTTGGGCAGATATCGTGGTAGCGAGCTTGTTCCTTTGCCTCAGGCTTACGTTTGGAGAGAATAGTACTCAGTGGAAGCAGTTGATGGCG
- a CDS encoding Chaperone protein DnaK produces MPYVAGISFNSLAPGSKVAVQLLSSDDNNYAHTFEASVDSDLKSTFQSIANALPEKCEQFTLSLPSNIRDAERKAILRAAHTVRIFRYIGYSENIQIVQNELKVDPTPLRNELVLEITPDVAISRLVSTEVEEGIRSSDLAKEIVIENPENADLLAELVEPALETLKTTPTDAGSELKRVVIVGVSPLISPLADKITSKLEGVEVITASDLAKYTAKKALSSYHDSMAEKLVFNVVPLRVGIVKADGYVVTALAQNATLPQEKSVLLTTSEDNQTSATINIVVGTSPVAKDNTSIAKINLSGLKSRAKGATTIKVSFSVELEGKTIIVAEEVEDGSPVGARASVELGDVIGDLIWDDVEDILAATNPTFDEVAVTEAEDLWAGEDAQGDLPV; encoded by the coding sequence ATGCCATATGTTGCAGGAATCTCCTTCAATAGCCTCGCTCCCGGAAGCAAGGTCGCTGTTCAACTTCTTTCTAGCGATGACAACAACTATGCACATACATTCGAGGCGTCCGTGGACTCCGACCTGAAATCAACGTTCCAGAGCATTGCCAACGCTCTACCAGAGAAGTGCGAGCAATTCACCCTTTCCTTACCCTCAAACATTCGAGACGCCGAGCGCAAGGCTATCCTTAGAGCCGCCCACACAGTCCGCATCTTTCGATACATTGGGTACTCGGAAAATATACAGATTGTGCAAAACGAGCTCAAGGTCGATCCAACCCCCTTACGAAACGAATTAGTCCTTGAAATCACCCCCGATGTCGCGATCTCCAGGTTGGTTAGCACCGAGGTCGAGGAAGGAATCCGTTCTTCAGATCTGGCCAAGGAGATTGTCATCGAAAATCCGGAGAACGCAGATCTGCTGGCAGAACTTGTGGAACCAGCCCTGGAAACCCTTAAAACGACTCCCACCGACGCCGGCTCCGAGCTAAAACGCGTTGTGATCGTCGGCGTATCTCCTCTCATCTCTCCATTGGCTGATAAAATAACCTCGAAGCTGGAAGGCGTCGAGGTCATCACGGCGTCCGATCTGGCCAAATACACTGCGAAGAAGGCCCTTTCCAGCTATCACGATTCTATGGCAGAAAAGCTAGTATTCAACGTTGTACCTCTCCGGGTCGGCATTGTGAAGGCAGACGGCTACGTTGTCACCGCTTTAGCGCAAAATGCCACCCTCCCTCAGGAAAAGTCTGTCCTTCTCACCACTTCCGAGGATAATCAGACCTCTGCCACGATCAATATCGTCGTCGGTACCTCCCCAGTGGCCAAGGACAACACCTCAATCGCCAAAATTAATCTAAGCGGTCTAAAAAGCAGAGCAAAAGGTGCCACCACTATCAAGGTCAGCTTCTCCGTCGAATTAGAGGGGAAGACCATAATCGTAGCCGAAGAAGTAGAGGATGGATCTCCGGTGGGTGCCAGAGCCAGCGTAGAGCTTGGAGATGTAATTGGAGACTTGATTTGGGATGATGTCGAGGATATTCTAGCAGCCACTAACCCAACTTTCGATGAGGTCGCCGTGACGGAGGCAGAAGACCTCTGGGCTGGCGAGGACGCTCAGGGAGATTTGCCTGTGTAG
- a CDS encoding Glutathione S-transferase-like protein ustS, translating into MTIILYDIPSTLPGKIWNPTVLKTRFCLNFKGIPFTTQWVEYVELEPLFKKLGIEPTGKWPDGRPFYSVPSIYDPSTGVYVSDSIKIAEYLEKTYPNTPTLFPGNTAGVQSAFSEGFLSVLAPISGLALPSVLPNLNPISIEYLRGRVEAVRSKDLEQDWIKLQEAMDQINIWFGRNGGKGQFLLGEVISWADIVVASILFFLRRAWGEDSEEWKKICSWNGGRWKNFSDAFKKYETVI; encoded by the exons ATGACTATCATCCTTTACGATATCCCTTCTACATTGCCAGGGAAAATTTGGAATCCAACTGTTTTGAAGACAAG GTTCTGCCTCAATTTCAAAGGCATACCATTTACCACACAATGGGTCGAATACGTCGAGCTCGAACCACTCTTTAAAAAATTGGGGATTGAACCCACGGGAAAATGGCCAGACGGCAGACCGTTCTACTCAGTTCCCTCCATCTACGACCCGTCGACTGGGGTTTACGTTTCTGACTCTATCAAAATCGCGGAGTATCTCGAGAAGACATACCCCAACACACCCACTTTGTTCCCAGGCAATACCGCGGGAGTGCAGTCTGCGTTCAGCGAAGGGTTTCTTTCTGTCCTTGCACCAATTTCTGGCCTTGCACTCCCCAGTGTGCTTCCCAATCTAAACCCCATCAGCATTGAATATCTGAGGGGACGCGTAGAGGCGGTACGAAGCAAGGACCTTGAACAGGATTGGATCAAGCTCCAGGAGGCGATGGATCAAATCAATATTTGGTTTGGAAGGAATGGCGGGAAAGGACAGTTCCTGCTTGGAGAGGTTATTTCATGGGCTGACATTGTGGTCGCCAGTATCTTGTTCTTCTTGAGGCGAGCATGGGGAGAAGACAGTGAGGAGTGGAAGAAGATCTGTTCTTGGAatggaggaagatggaagaaTTTTAGCGATGCTTTCAAGAAGTATGAGACCGTCATATAG
- a CDS encoding Glutathione S-transferase-like protein ustS, producing MTIILYDIPSTLPDKAWSPMVWKISLNLKELPYKTEWVEYPDIETHCRSLGIPPTSQKPDGSPFYTLPAIHDPSTGVYISDSVKIAAYLEERYPSGRRIFPTGHAGIQIIFEEVLFENVSPLLALAFPDFVRKMNARSGWFMIEKVEAVGSKNRREDWVKAQEGMGKVAGWYEKNKEKGPFYFGDRISWCFSDDRGEKIARSGGEYVLGMEVAGGIIQESLWSSK from the exons ATGACCATCATCCTATACGACATCCCCTCAACGCTCCCGGATAAGGCATGGAGTCCTATGGTATGGAAGATAAG CCTAAACCTGAAAGAACTTCCGTACAAAACAGAATGGGTAGAGTACCCCGACATAGAGACGCACTGTCGTAGCCTGGGCATCCCACCTACCTCCCAGAAGCCCGACGGCAGCCCATTCTACACACTTCCCGCAATCCACGACCCCTCAACGGGCGTCTATATTTCAGACTCCGTCAAAATTGCCGCGTACCTCGAAGAGCGCTACCCAAGCGGCCGCCGCATCTTCCCTACCGGCCACGCTGGGATACAGATCATATTCGAGGAGGTGTTATTTGAAAATGTGTCACCGCTGCTGGCGCTTGCGTTCCCAGACTTTGTGCGCAAGATGAATGCGAGGAGTGGTTGGTTTATGATCGAGAAGGTAGAGGCGGTGGGGAGCAAGAATCGGCGGGAGGATTGGGTGAAAGCACAGGAGGGTATGGGTAAAGTTGCTGGGTGGTATGAAAAGAATAAGGAGAAAGGCCCGTTTTATTTTGGGGATAGGATTTCGTGG TGTTTTTCAGACGATCGTGGGGAGAAGATAGCGAGGAGTGGGGGAGAATATGTTCTTGGGATGGAGGTCGCTGGAGGAATCATTCAAGAATCTTTATGGAGTTCGAAATAG